The Prosthecobacter algae genome has a segment encoding these proteins:
- a CDS encoding c-type cytochrome — MTTPARLLTLLSLLSLPALQAEPQWIWSAKKAEAQEKATFKHSFDLKLTPKSALLSVTCDNGATVFINGKKAAVNEDWQKPVKLDVIKLLELGATNTIEIQATNKGGSAGLIAKLELAKQQGGVEVIETNAQWQATATGKTEWKPVVVLGAYGVGPWGKVFDGKIGSAKGDGTVVAAADVTVPKGFKVELLYTVPKEEQGSWVALTTDDKGRLIACDQYGSLYRMAVPAIGKTELLKPEKLKVDFGKAHGLLYAFGSLYVMVNENGKDNGLYRLKDSDGDDQYDKIDKLVTMAGGGEHGLHSMVVSPDGKRIYFNGGNHTKLPDVLDKSRPAKLWDEDHILPRMWDANGHARGIMAPGGFICSMTPEGKDVELFCYGFRNQFDITFDLSGELFTYDADMEWDIGSPWYRPTRVNHCVSGADYGWRSGSGKWPQSYPDSLPTTLDIGPGSPTGVVSGKGAKFPAKYQRAVFINDWTYGTMWAINLEPKGGSFLAEKEEFVFGKPLPLTDVIIHPQDGAMYFAIGGRRTQSGVYRVTYVGEESTAPVQALPLDEESRMRQTLEAMHQDGGDPQKILAAAWPYLSHSDRHVRYAARVAIERLPQDLWQEKALNETQPMAIIEGLIALARVNGSKTEAPATKPAAGSSSAPIGDVSPDKVELQLKMLETLSRLEGAELSLNQHLGALRALQLILIRLGKPSPEVCEGIVEKLEPLFPSADDSINRELAQILIVLDSTQAPAKTLALMAQAKDDFQAVATDAVLSRNDGYANAARAAAGSRPNAQQIAYMFSLRNAKAGWTPELRKTFFSWFPRARAWKGGNSFKGFIENIRKDSLATFVPESERAEMDAISSKVEGADIPNYVAPKGPGRAWSVDEVVALTSGGLKGRDFKNGEAMYRSVMCATCHRFNGDGGSIGPDLTGSGNRYTMRDLMENIVDPSKVISDQYDSHQITKKDGSTILGRIVVEENGKVFVMANPFAPNDQTAINESEIASKETRKVSMMPPGLINALNQDELLDLIAYLISGGNEKDKAFK; from the coding sequence ATGACCACTCCGGCCCGTTTATTGACCCTGCTGTCTCTTTTATCCCTTCCAGCGCTCCAGGCGGAGCCGCAGTGGATCTGGTCTGCCAAAAAGGCGGAGGCGCAGGAGAAGGCGACTTTTAAACACAGCTTTGACCTGAAGCTGACTCCAAAGTCAGCCCTGCTGAGCGTGACCTGTGACAACGGGGCCACGGTTTTCATCAATGGCAAAAAGGCGGCGGTGAATGAGGACTGGCAGAAGCCGGTGAAGCTGGATGTTATCAAGCTGCTGGAGCTGGGCGCGACGAACACGATCGAAATTCAGGCCACGAACAAGGGCGGCAGTGCAGGGTTGATCGCCAAGCTGGAGCTGGCCAAGCAGCAGGGCGGCGTGGAGGTCATCGAAACGAATGCCCAGTGGCAGGCGACCGCGACCGGCAAGACCGAGTGGAAGCCCGTGGTGGTGCTGGGTGCCTATGGTGTGGGCCCCTGGGGGAAGGTGTTCGATGGCAAGATCGGCTCCGCCAAAGGTGACGGCACGGTGGTGGCTGCTGCGGATGTGACGGTGCCGAAAGGCTTTAAGGTGGAACTTCTCTACACGGTGCCGAAAGAAGAGCAGGGCTCCTGGGTGGCGCTGACCACGGATGACAAGGGCCGCCTGATCGCCTGTGACCAGTATGGCAGCCTTTACCGCATGGCCGTGCCTGCCATCGGCAAGACGGAGCTGCTGAAGCCGGAGAAGCTGAAGGTGGATTTCGGCAAGGCTCACGGCCTGCTTTACGCTTTTGGCAGCCTCTATGTGATGGTGAACGAGAACGGCAAGGACAATGGCCTTTACCGCCTGAAGGACAGCGATGGCGATGATCAGTATGACAAGATCGACAAGCTGGTGACCATGGCGGGCGGTGGTGAGCATGGCCTGCACAGCATGGTGGTGAGCCCGGATGGTAAGCGCATCTACTTCAACGGTGGCAACCACACCAAGCTGCCGGACGTGCTCGATAAAAGCCGCCCGGCCAAGCTATGGGACGAGGACCATATCCTGCCCCGCATGTGGGATGCCAATGGCCACGCACGCGGCATTATGGCCCCGGGTGGTTTCATCTGCAGCATGACGCCTGAGGGCAAGGACGTGGAGCTTTTCTGCTATGGCTTCCGCAACCAGTTCGACATCACTTTCGACCTCAGCGGCGAGCTCTTCACGTATGATGCGGACATGGAGTGGGACATCGGCTCCCCCTGGTATCGCCCGACCCGTGTGAACCATTGCGTGAGCGGGGCCGACTATGGCTGGCGCAGCGGCAGTGGCAAATGGCCGCAGTCTTACCCAGACAGCCTGCCCACCACACTGGATATCGGCCCTGGCAGCCCCACGGGCGTGGTCAGCGGCAAAGGGGCCAAATTCCCCGCCAAGTATCAGCGCGCTGTCTTCATCAATGACTGGACCTACGGTACCATGTGGGCCATCAACCTGGAGCCAAAAGGCGGCAGTTTCCTCGCGGAAAAAGAAGAGTTCGTTTTTGGCAAACCTCTGCCACTTACCGATGTCATCATTCACCCGCAGGATGGGGCCATGTACTTTGCCATTGGCGGTCGCCGCACCCAGTCGGGCGTGTATCGTGTGACCTATGTGGGCGAGGAATCCACCGCGCCTGTCCAGGCCCTGCCTTTGGATGAAGAATCCCGCATGCGCCAGACTCTGGAGGCCATGCACCAGGACGGTGGAGATCCGCAAAAGATCCTCGCCGCCGCCTGGCCCTACCTCAGCCACAGCGACCGCCATGTGCGCTATGCGGCCCGTGTGGCCATCGAGAGGCTGCCTCAGGATCTGTGGCAGGAAAAGGCGCTGAATGAAACCCAGCCGATGGCCATCATCGAAGGCCTCATCGCCCTGGCCCGTGTGAATGGCAGCAAGACCGAGGCCCCTGCGACCAAGCCCGCCGCCGGATCTTCATCGGCCCCGATTGGCGATGTCTCACCCGACAAGGTGGAATTGCAGCTCAAGATGCTTGAGACTTTGAGCCGCCTGGAAGGGGCCGAACTGAGCCTGAACCAGCACCTGGGTGCGTTGCGTGCTCTTCAGCTCATCCTCATCCGCCTGGGCAAACCCTCACCTGAAGTGTGCGAAGGCATCGTGGAAAAATTGGAGCCGCTTTTCCCAAGCGCAGATGACAGCATCAACCGCGAACTGGCCCAGATCCTCATTGTGCTGGATTCCACCCAGGCTCCGGCGAAGACGCTCGCCCTCATGGCGCAGGCCAAGGATGACTTCCAGGCTGTGGCCACAGATGCGGTGCTCAGTCGCAATGATGGTTATGCCAATGCTGCGCGTGCCGCTGCCGGCAGCCGCCCGAATGCCCAGCAGATCGCCTACATGTTCTCGCTGCGCAATGCCAAGGCCGGCTGGACGCCGGAGCTGCGCAAGACCTTCTTCTCCTGGTTCCCCCGCGCCCGTGCCTGGAAGGGGGGCAACAGCTTCAAGGGCTTCATTGAAAACATCCGCAAAGATTCCCTGGCCACCTTTGTGCCGGAATCCGAGCGTGCCGAAATGGATGCCATCAGCAGCAAGGTGGAAGGCGCGGACATCCCGAACTACGTGGCTCCCAAAGGCCCGGGCCGCGCCTGGAGCGTGGATGAAGTGGTGGCCCTCACCAGCGGTGGGCTCAAAGGCCGCGACTTCAAAAATGGCGAGGCCATGTACCGCAGCGTCATGTGCGCCACTTGTCACCGTTTCAATGGCGACGGCGGCAGCATCGGCCCGGACCTCACCGGCAGCGGCAACCGCTACACCATGCGCGACCTGATGGAAAACATCGTGGACCCGAGCAAGGTCATCTCCGACCAGTATGACAGCCACCAGATCACCAAAAAAGACGGTAGCACCATCCTGGGCCGCATCGTGGTGGAAGAGAACGGCAAGGTCTTTGTGATGGCCAATCCCTTTGCCCCTAATGACCAGACGGCCATCAATGAGAGCGAGATCGCCAGCAAGGAAACCCGCAAGGTGTCCATGATGCCTCCAGGCCTCATCAATGCCCTGAATCAGGACGAACTGCTGGACCTCATCGCCTACCTGATCAGCGGTGGGAACGAGAAGGACAAGGCTTTCAAATAG